In a genomic window of Zonotrichia albicollis isolate bZonAlb1 chromosome 7, bZonAlb1.hap1, whole genome shotgun sequence:
- the LZTS2 gene encoding leucine zipper putative tumor suppressor 2, translated as MAIVQTLPVPLEAVSEGATQLRATARSPPAAMGSVGSLLPVRPRHDCASDGDPSAASFCKQEGLLRATPEEPRVSVPGVTHSYANGGFCGDWLDASSPASPCSDSDDLHDDQAPSDHLQGPPPKLVPVSGKLEESVEKTLIRPMAFKPVVSKLRNAQPGTRLGLSESQVSLTHLLAAEKPGSLSCRASTLSDSGRNSLSSLPTYSTGCSQHPEVGALPTTPHGPLDPPGGCRPSNSDSGRSSSSKSTGSLSGRGRPSSESGSCGRSPLPGEEAMLVRELEDKLREREAELRLLRDSLDENEVAICQVFEEKQRRCEQELEGLRQRCAAQARQAAHAAHRGQQVLQLQVLQLQQEKKQLQEDLTQLLQEHELLERRCASFQRERTELAPRLEETKWEVCQKSGEISLLKQQLKEAQAELAQRGAELLGLRAQLREARAQLQAGERRAQGLQEAARLKALELEVCANELQRRKSEADLFRAKAGRLEQEVVGLREAARGRCPPGTSEGCPPPGEGCPPASEEPRGSAGLRRQLERLRAEVALERRRGQEQRDAFEQERGTWQGEKERVIRYQKQLQYSYIQMYRRNRRLEQRLQHLRLQGEDPLPEPCDPPDPPFEEITATEI; from the exons ATGGCCATCGTGCAGACGCTGCCAGTGCCCCTTGAGGCCGTGTCTGAGGGGGCCACACAGCTCCGCGCCACCGCCCGCTCACCCCCTGCCGCCATGGGCAGCGTGGGCAGCCTCCTGCCCGTCCGGCCTCGCCACGACTGCGCAAGTGACGGGGACCCCTCTGCCGCCTCCTTCTGCAAGCAGGAGGGGCTACTCCGAGCCACTCCTGAGGAGCCCCGTGTGTCTGTGCCTGGTGTCACCCACTCCTACGCCAATGGGGGCTTCTGTGGCGACTGGCTTGATGCCtcctctcctgccagcccctgcagcgACTCAGATGATCTCCATGATGACCAAGCACCAAGTGATCACCTTCAGGGGCCGCCCCCCAAGCTTGTACCTGTCTCTGGCAAGCTGGAAGAG AGTGTGGAGAAGACCTTGATCCGCCCCATGGCCTTCAAGCCAGTGGTATCCAAGCTTCGGAATGCCCAGCCAGGCACACGCCTAGGGCTCTCAGAGAGCCAGGTGAGCCTCACCCACTTGCTGGCTGCTGAGAAGCCTGGCTCTCTGAGCTgccgtgccagcaccctctCGGACTCGGGGCGCAACTCCCTCTCCAGCCTGCCCACTTACAGCAcgggctgcagccagcacccaGAGGTGGGTGCCCTGCCGACCACCCCCCATGGCCCCCTTGACCCTCCGGGGGGCTGCCGCCCCTCCAACTCGGACAGCGGGCGCTCATCCTCCAGCAAGAGCACGGGCTCGCTGAGCGGCCGGGGCCGGCCCTCCTCAGAGAGTGGCTCCTGCGGGCGCTCCCCCCTGCCTGGCGAGGAGGCCATGCTGGTGCGGGAGCTGGAGGACAAGCTGCGGGAGAGGGAGGCTGAGCTGCGGCTCCTGCGGGACAGCCTGGATGAGAACGAGGTGGCCATCTGCCAG GTGTTTGAGGAGAAGCAGCGTCGGtgtgagcaggagctggaggggctgcgGCAGCGCTGTGCGGCCCAGGCGCGGCAGGCGGCCCACGCAGCACATCGGGGGCAGCAagtcctgcagctccaggtgctgcagttgcagcaggagaagaagcagctgcaggaggacttgacccagctgctgcaggagcatgAACTGCTGGAGCGTCGCTGTGCCTCCTTCCAGCGGGAGCGCACTGAGCTGGCACCCCGGCTGGAGGAGACCAAATGGGAG GTGTGCCAGAAGTCGGGGGAGATCTCTCTgctgaagcagcagctgaaaGAAGCGCaggcggagctggcgcagcggGGTGccgagctgctggggctgcgggCTCAGCTGCGGGAGGCGCGGGCGCAGCTGCAGGCGGGCGAGCGGCGGgcgcaggggctgcaggaggccgCCCGCCTCAAGGCGCTGGAGCTGGAGGTCTGTGCCAATGAACTGCAGCGCCGCAAGAGCGAGGCCGACCTCTTCCGCGCCAAAGCCGGCCGGCTCGAGCAGGAGGTGGTGGGGCTGCGGGAAGCTGCCCGCGGGCGATGCCCACCAGGCACCAGTGAAGGGTGCCCCCCGCCTGGGGAAGGATGCCCCCCTGCCAGCGAGGAGCCccggggcagcgcggggctgCGGCGGCAGCTGGAGCGACTGCGGGCGGAGGTGGCGCTGGAGCGGCGGCGTGGGCAGGAGCAGCGGGATGCCTTCGAGCAGGAGCGTGGCACATGGCAGGGCGAGAAGGAGCGCGTTATCCGCTACCAGAAGCAGCTGCAGTACAGCTACATCCAGATGTACCGGCGCAACCGGCGGCTCGAGCAGCGGCTCCAGCATCTCCGGCTTCAGGGCGAGGACCCCCTGCCCGAGCCCTGTGACCCACCGGACCCACCCTTTGAGGAGATAACAGCCACCGAGATCTGA